In a single window of the Streptomyces sp. NBC_00353 genome:
- a CDS encoding MFS transporter produces MAAGYLDILRARHATRLLVGTLVGRLPSGTAHIAIVLFTRAEGGSYTLAGALAAVYGLSTAVGQPLLGRAVDLYGQPRVQLPASVLSALGMALLALAGLGSLPLAYAAVIVAGVCTPPLEGGLRALWPTVLGREDRVHRAYAMDAVAQEVMFTVGPLLVTVLVSLWSPAAALLVINVIGVLGALSVVVSEPSRTWRSAPREAHWLGALRSPGLLALLGSFFFVGLALGSITVAGVAYADDHGRESVYGWLMAALGLGALLGGVAYGAWQWAGAPERRLRVIVALLALGYLPLMLTPGVVAMTVLAALAGVFLAPAIACSFIVVDRHAPRGTVTEAFSWLVTTFGVGAAAGTALAGPAVELGGTAQGFAVAGAGGVVALLVLLATGRVLAVPGRTPVAVRVSENDRNGAVEPGFSSGHQA; encoded by the coding sequence ATGGCCGCGGGATATCTGGACATCCTCCGGGCGCGGCATGCCACCCGGCTGCTGGTCGGCACACTGGTGGGCCGGCTGCCCAGCGGCACCGCGCACATCGCGATCGTCCTGTTCACCCGTGCCGAGGGCGGCAGCTACACCCTCGCGGGGGCGCTCGCGGCGGTGTACGGCCTCTCCACGGCGGTGGGGCAGCCGCTGCTGGGCCGGGCCGTGGACCTCTACGGTCAGCCGCGCGTCCAGCTCCCCGCGTCCGTACTGTCCGCGCTGGGCATGGCCCTGCTCGCCCTGGCAGGCCTCGGATCGCTGCCGCTGGCCTACGCGGCCGTGATCGTGGCCGGCGTCTGCACACCGCCGCTGGAGGGCGGTCTGCGGGCCCTGTGGCCGACGGTCCTGGGGCGCGAGGACCGGGTGCACCGCGCGTACGCCATGGACGCGGTGGCCCAGGAGGTCATGTTCACGGTGGGGCCGCTGCTGGTGACGGTGCTCGTCTCGCTCTGGTCGCCCGCCGCCGCGCTGCTCGTCATCAACGTGATCGGGGTGCTCGGGGCGCTCTCCGTGGTGGTCTCGGAGCCCTCCCGCACCTGGCGTTCGGCGCCCCGCGAGGCGCACTGGCTGGGCGCTCTGCGGTCACCGGGCCTGCTGGCGCTGCTCGGTTCCTTCTTCTTCGTCGGGCTCGCCCTGGGGTCGATCACGGTGGCGGGTGTCGCGTACGCCGACGACCACGGCCGGGAGTCCGTGTACGGCTGGCTGATGGCCGCGCTCGGACTGGGCGCACTCCTCGGCGGCGTGGCGTACGGGGCGTGGCAGTGGGCCGGGGCGCCGGAGCGCAGGCTGCGGGTCATCGTCGCGCTGCTGGCACTCGGCTATCTGCCGCTGATGCTCACACCCGGGGTGGTGGCGATGACCGTACTGGCCGCGCTCGCCGGGGTGTTCCTGGCGCCCGCGATCGCGTGCTCGTTCATCGTGGTGGACCGGCATGCTCCGCGGGGCACGGTGACGGAGGCGTTCTCCTGGCTCGTGACGACGTTCGGGGTCGGCGCGGCGGCGGGAACGGCCTTGGCAGGCCCGGCCGTAGAGCTGGGCGGGACGGCGCAGGGCTTCGCCGTCGCGGGGGCCGGTGGGGTGGTTGCGCTGCTGGTTCTGCTGGCCACGGGAAGGGTCCTCGCAGTTCCCGGGCGTACGCCGGTTGCTGTGCGGGTATCGGAAAATGATCGAAACGGTGCTGTCGAACCCGGTTTCAGCTCGGGCCATCAGGCGTAA
- the pafA gene encoding Pup--protein ligase, whose translation MDRRIFGLENEYGVTCTFRGQRRLSPDEVARYLFRRVVSWGRSSNVFLRNGARLYLDVGSHPEYATPECDNLTELVTHDKAGERILEGLLVDAERRLHEEGIAGDVYLFKNNTDSAGNSYGCHENYLVARHGEFSRLADILIPFLVTRQLLCGAGKVLQTPRGAVYCVSQRAEHIWEGVSSATTRSRPIINTRDEPHADAERYRRLHVIVGDSNMSETTMLLKVGATDLVLRMIEAGTVMRDLTLENPIRAIREVSHDITGQRKVRLASGREASAIEVQREYYEKAADFVDRRGIRTGTVAQVLELWGRTLDAIEAEDLDRIDTEIDWVMKYRLIERYRAKHNMTMSHPRVAQIDLAYHDIHRRRGLYYLLERKGQAARICNDLKIFEGKSVPPQTTRARLRGDFIRRAQEQRRDFTVDWVHLKLNDQAQRTVLCKDPFRSVDDRVEKLIAGM comes from the coding sequence ATGGACCGCCGCATTTTCGGGCTGGAGAACGAGTACGGCGTCACGTGCACGTTCAGGGGACAGCGCCGACTGTCTCCTGACGAAGTGGCGCGCTACCTCTTCCGCCGTGTTGTGTCATGGGGCCGCAGCAGCAATGTCTTTCTGCGGAACGGCGCCCGCCTCTACCTCGACGTGGGATCGCATCCGGAATATGCAACCCCCGAATGCGACAATCTGACCGAGCTGGTCACCCACGACAAGGCAGGCGAGCGCATTCTCGAAGGCCTGCTCGTCGACGCCGAACGCCGCCTGCACGAGGAGGGAATCGCGGGCGACGTCTATCTCTTCAAGAACAACACCGATTCGGCGGGAAACTCCTACGGGTGTCACGAGAACTACCTCGTGGCGCGACACGGAGAATTCTCCCGGCTCGCGGACATCCTCATTCCCTTCCTCGTCACGAGGCAGCTGCTCTGCGGAGCGGGCAAGGTGCTGCAGACCCCGCGCGGCGCGGTCTACTGCGTCAGCCAGCGTGCCGAGCACATCTGGGAGGGCGTCAGTTCCGCGACGACGCGCTCCCGTCCGATCATCAACACGCGCGACGAACCGCACGCCGACGCGGAGCGGTACCGCCGCCTCCATGTCATCGTCGGCGACTCGAACATGTCCGAGACGACGATGCTGCTCAAGGTCGGCGCGACGGACCTGGTGCTCCGGATGATCGAAGCGGGCACGGTGATGCGCGATCTGACACTGGAGAACCCGATCCGGGCGATCCGCGAGGTCAGCCACGACATCACGGGCCAGCGCAAGGTCCGCCTCGCCAGCGGCCGTGAGGCGTCGGCCATCGAGGTGCAGCGCGAGTACTACGAGAAGGCCGCGGACTTCGTCGATCGCCGCGGCATCCGCACCGGCACCGTCGCCCAGGTCCTGGAACTGTGGGGCCGCACGCTCGACGCGATCGAGGCAGAGGACCTCGACCGGATCGACACCGAGATCGACTGGGTGATGAAGTACAGGCTCATCGAGCGGTACCGGGCCAAGCACAACATGACCATGTCGCATCCGCGGGTCGCCCAGATAGATCTCGCGTACCACGACATCCACCGTCGGCGCGGGCTGTACTACCTGCTGGAGCGGAAGGGGCAGGCCGCTCGTATCTGCAACGACCTGAAGATCTTCGAGGGCAAGTCGGTGCCCCCGCAGACCACCCGGGCGCGGCTGCGCGGCGACTTCATCCGAAGGGCGCAGGAGCAGCGGCGGGACTTCACCGTCGACTGGGTCCATCTCAAGCTCAACGACCAGGCGCAGCGCACGGTGTTGTGCAAGGATCCGTTCCGTTCGGTGGACGACCGAGTGGAGAAGCTGATCGCGGGTATGTGA
- a CDS encoding FKBP-type peptidyl-prolyl cis-trans isomerase has translation MRRLAALLVVPLLLLTAACGGDGKGSDSASKNGFPAITAGAKFGEKPTLSKGQGDPPKELKTQVISEGDGAKLKNGDAIQVNYLGQAWDSTKPFDNSFDRKQPFDLTLGAGMVIKGWDQGLLGQKVGSRVELVIPPDLGYGPQGQGDIKPNATLVFVVDILKATQIPASAKGTEVAQDNVDLPKVGTNTDGKAPSVKIPEKTDPPKKLVSNYILESNGDVIKETDSVVVNYVGLLWKDGKTFDSTYAQGKTQTFPLAQVTLKGLKNGLIGKKIGSRVLLVIPPDQAFGDKAQQSIPANSTLVFAVDLLAKM, from the coding sequence GTGCGCCGACTTGCCGCCCTTCTCGTTGTCCCCCTGCTGCTGTTGACGGCGGCGTGCGGTGGCGACGGCAAGGGCTCCGACTCCGCCTCGAAGAACGGATTCCCCGCGATCACCGCGGGTGCGAAGTTCGGCGAGAAGCCAACCTTGTCCAAGGGACAGGGCGATCCGCCCAAGGAGCTGAAGACGCAGGTCATCAGTGAGGGCGATGGCGCGAAGCTCAAGAACGGCGACGCGATCCAGGTCAACTACCTCGGACAGGCGTGGGACTCCACCAAGCCGTTCGACAACAGTTTCGACCGCAAGCAGCCCTTCGATCTGACGCTCGGTGCGGGCATGGTCATCAAGGGCTGGGACCAGGGCCTCCTCGGCCAGAAGGTCGGCAGCCGTGTCGAGCTGGTCATTCCGCCGGACCTCGGTTACGGCCCGCAGGGCCAGGGCGACATCAAGCCGAACGCCACCCTCGTCTTCGTCGTGGACATCCTGAAGGCGACGCAGATCCCGGCGTCCGCCAAGGGCACCGAGGTCGCCCAGGACAACGTCGACCTGCCGAAGGTGGGCACCAACACCGACGGCAAGGCGCCGTCCGTCAAGATCCCGGAGAAGACCGACCCGCCGAAGAAGCTGGTCTCCAACTACATCCTGGAGTCCAACGGGGACGTCATCAAGGAGACCGACAGCGTCGTCGTGAACTACGTGGGCCTGCTGTGGAAGGACGGGAAGACGTTCGACAGCACCTACGCCCAGGGCAAGACCCAGACCTTCCCGCTGGCCCAGGTCACCCTCAAGGGCCTGAAGAACGGTCTGATCGGCAAGAAGATCGGCAGCCGTGTCCTGCTGGTCATCCCGCCGGACCAGGCGTTCGGCGACAAGGCGCAGCAGTCCATCCCCGCCAATTCCACCCTGGTGTTCGCCGTGGACCTGCTGGCAAAGATGTAA
- a CDS encoding FKBP-type peptidyl-prolyl cis-trans isomerase, whose amino-acid sequence MSIEKPEIDFPGGEPPADLEIKDIWEGDGAVAKAGDMVKVHYVGVAFSTGEEFDASWNRGTPLQFQLGVGQVISGWDQGVQGMKVGGRRQLTIPAHLAYGDRGAGGRIAPGETLIFVCDLVAV is encoded by the coding sequence GTGAGCATCGAGAAGCCCGAGATCGACTTCCCGGGTGGCGAGCCGCCGGCCGACCTGGAGATCAAGGACATCTGGGAGGGCGACGGCGCGGTCGCCAAGGCCGGCGACATGGTCAAGGTCCACTACGTGGGCGTGGCCTTCTCCACCGGCGAGGAGTTCGACGCTTCCTGGAACCGCGGCACCCCGCTGCAGTTCCAGCTCGGTGTCGGTCAGGTCATCTCCGGCTGGGACCAGGGCGTGCAGGGCATGAAGGTCGGCGGCCGTCGCCAGCTGACCATCCCGGCGCACCTCGCCTACGGTGACCGCGGCGCCGGCGGCCGTATCGCCCCGGGCGAGACGCTGATCTTCGTCTGCGACCTGGTCGCCGTCTGA
- a CDS encoding helix-turn-helix transcriptional regulator, with the protein MAIAKAERLMNLALCLLGTRRPLSKRELRGSIEAYLEAGSDDAFNRMFERDKDDLRELGLVIETVENLDGDTGYLARRDSNRLPPITLDAEEAAALGLAAKVWQQARLAGAASGALQKLRAAGMPEAEDAYEVHSALEPRIPVHETAFEPLMLACRDRRPVTFDYRKANAARPEQRQVEPWTLECWRGHWYLAGWDRDRGAERVFRLSRITGRVRSRAGAFTAEVPDVVTVRETVESWAGETATRTALIRLRSGSGYPLRSRAISVRELGDGWDELEIPYGHGLDAWLVEFGPDVVVREPADLRADVVDRLRAVAKD; encoded by the coding sequence ATGGCCATTGCCAAGGCCGAGCGGCTGATGAACCTGGCGCTGTGCCTGCTGGGGACCCGGCGCCCGCTCAGCAAGCGCGAGCTGCGCGGGTCCATCGAGGCGTACCTGGAAGCGGGCTCCGACGACGCCTTCAACCGGATGTTCGAGCGCGACAAGGACGATCTGCGCGAGCTCGGTCTGGTCATCGAGACCGTGGAGAACCTGGACGGCGACACCGGCTATCTGGCCCGCCGGGACAGCAACCGGCTGCCGCCGATCACGCTGGACGCCGAGGAGGCCGCGGCCCTCGGTCTGGCCGCGAAGGTCTGGCAGCAGGCCCGGCTCGCCGGCGCGGCCAGCGGTGCGCTGCAGAAGCTGCGGGCCGCGGGGATGCCGGAGGCCGAGGACGCGTACGAGGTGCACAGCGCGCTCGAACCCCGCATTCCGGTGCATGAGACCGCGTTCGAGCCGCTGATGCTGGCGTGCCGCGACCGCCGTCCGGTCACCTTCGACTACCGCAAGGCCAACGCCGCCCGGCCCGAGCAGCGCCAGGTCGAGCCCTGGACGCTGGAGTGCTGGCGCGGGCACTGGTACCTGGCGGGCTGGGACCGGGACCGTGGCGCCGAGCGGGTGTTCCGGCTGTCCCGGATCACCGGCCGGGTCCGCTCGCGGGCCGGGGCCTTCACCGCCGAGGTGCCCGACGTGGTGACCGTCCGGGAGACCGTGGAGAGCTGGGCCGGGGAGACGGCGACCCGGACCGCGCTGATCAGGCTGCGGTCGGGTTCCGGCTACCCGCTGCGGTCGCGCGCGATATCCGTGCGGGAACTCGGAGACGGCTGGGACGAGTTGGAGATCCCGTACGGACACGGTCTGGACGCCTGGCTCGTCGAGTTCGGCCCGGACGTCGTCGTGCGGGAACCCGCGGATCTGCGGGCCGATGTGGTGGACCGGCTGCGCGCCGTGGCCAAGGACTGA
- a CDS encoding helix-turn-helix transcriptional regulator, producing the protein MATNAIDQTRRMLSLVTYLRERPGAHVQDVARAFGITEDELISDLDVLPMCGTSFRGGDLLDIDTDGDRIWWHNPDDVAEPLRLAADEATALLVAARAVATLPGLRESDRQALLRATAKLETAAGETAAASSRLSVTFEAEGGVFADVDRAISERRRLWLRYYSPARDELTEREVDPIRLFAVGHTYMEAWCRLSEDRRTFRLDRVAEIRLLDEPSAPPELELRDLSEGLVQPAAEDPEVVIEVGPGGRWVAEYYPHDSAEELADGGLRITLRTPDPASLRRLALRLGGEGRIVAPQELAQSARQAARAALAAYDGPA; encoded by the coding sequence ATGGCGACGAACGCGATCGACCAGACACGCCGGATGCTGTCCCTGGTGACGTATCTGCGGGAGCGCCCCGGCGCCCATGTGCAGGACGTCGCCCGTGCGTTCGGGATCACCGAGGACGAGCTGATCTCGGACCTCGACGTGCTCCCCATGTGCGGGACGAGTTTCCGCGGCGGCGACCTGCTGGACATCGACACCGACGGTGACCGGATCTGGTGGCACAACCCGGACGACGTGGCCGAGCCGCTGCGGCTCGCGGCCGACGAGGCGACGGCTCTTCTGGTAGCCGCGCGCGCCGTGGCCACGCTGCCGGGGCTGCGGGAGAGCGACCGGCAGGCGCTGCTGCGGGCCACCGCCAAACTGGAGACGGCGGCCGGTGAGACGGCGGCGGCGAGCTCCCGGCTCTCGGTCACCTTCGAGGCGGAGGGCGGCGTCTTCGCCGATGTCGACCGGGCGATCTCCGAGCGGCGCAGGCTGTGGCTGCGGTACTACTCGCCCGCGCGCGACGAGCTCACCGAGCGTGAGGTGGACCCGATCCGGCTGTTCGCCGTGGGGCACACGTACATGGAGGCCTGGTGCCGGCTCTCCGAGGACCGTCGTACGTTCCGGCTCGACCGGGTCGCCGAGATCCGGCTGCTGGACGAGCCGTCCGCACCCCCGGAGCTGGAGCTGCGGGATCTCTCCGAGGGGCTGGTGCAGCCGGCGGCCGAGGATCCCGAGGTCGTGATCGAGGTGGGACCCGGTGGCCGCTGGGTCGCCGAGTACTACCCGCACGACAGCGCGGAGGAGCTGGCCGACGGCGGACTGCGGATCACGTTGCGCACCCCCGATCCGGCCTCGCTGCGCAGGCTTGCGCTACGGCTCGGAGGGGAAGGGCGCATCGTCGCCCCGCAGGAGCTGGCGCAGAGCGCGCGGCAGGCGGCACGGGCGGCGCTGGCCGCCTATGACGGCCCGGCCTGA
- the tatA gene encoding Sec-independent protein translocase subunit TatA, whose translation MFGRLGAPEIILILVVIVLLFGAKKLPDMARSLGKSARILKSEAKAMKSEGNPSATPADPPHDPAQDQAAPRTIKAAPGDVTSSRPVAEPTDSTNR comes from the coding sequence ATGTTCGGAAGGCTCGGCGCTCCCGAGATCATCCTGATCCTCGTCGTCATTGTTCTGCTGTTCGGCGCGAAGAAGCTTCCTGACATGGCTCGCTCGCTCGGCAAGTCGGCCCGCATCCTCAAGAGCGAGGCCAAAGCCATGAAGTCGGAGGGCAACCCGTCGGCCACCCCCGCCGACCCGCCGCACGACCCCGCCCAGGACCAGGCAGCCCCGCGCACGATCAAGGCCGCGCCCGGCGATGTGACGAGTTCGCGACCGGTCGCCGAGCCGACCGACTCGACCAACCGCTGA
- the tatC gene encoding twin-arginine translocase subunit TatC, with product MLKSARKQETDPEGRMPLVEHLRELRNRLAKALLAIVVVTIVAAFFYKGIIEFFTDPVLKAVGCHSSFAELAKKEDGTCARIVLNGLLTPFTLALKVSLMAGVVLSSPIWLYQLWAFIAPGLHRHEKKYSLAFVGAGFPLFLAGGFFAYKTLPTMAKVLLEFSPAGLDNQLPLDDLLDLITRMVVVFGLSFELPLLLVMLNLGGVITGKRMLGWWRGMIMGITVFAALATPSTDPLTMLALAGPIWVLYFCATALSLLNDRRKAQREAEGPADDEASELDLTPEDVGEIEPVSSVRSLPAQSGPDRDRVNGYDDIT from the coding sequence TTGCTCAAGTCTGCCCGCAAACAGGAGACGGACCCCGAGGGCCGCATGCCCTTGGTGGAGCACCTGCGTGAGCTGCGCAACCGGCTGGCGAAGGCCCTCCTGGCGATTGTCGTCGTCACGATCGTCGCCGCGTTCTTCTACAAGGGGATCATCGAGTTCTTCACCGACCCGGTGCTGAAGGCGGTCGGTTGCCATTCGAGCTTCGCTGAACTCGCCAAGAAGGAGGACGGCACCTGTGCGCGCATCGTCCTGAACGGTCTGCTGACGCCGTTCACCCTCGCGCTCAAGGTCTCCCTGATGGCAGGCGTCGTCCTTTCGTCGCCGATCTGGCTCTACCAGCTCTGGGCGTTCATCGCCCCGGGACTGCACAGGCACGAGAAGAAGTACTCGCTGGCCTTCGTCGGCGCGGGCTTCCCGCTCTTCCTCGCCGGTGGCTTCTTCGCGTACAAGACGCTGCCCACGATGGCCAAGGTCCTGCTGGAGTTCTCGCCGGCCGGTCTGGACAACCAGCTGCCGCTCGACGACCTGCTGGACCTGATCACGCGCATGGTGGTGGTCTTCGGGCTCTCCTTCGAGCTGCCCCTGCTGCTCGTCATGCTGAACCTCGGCGGCGTCATCACGGGCAAGCGGATGCTCGGCTGGTGGCGCGGCATGATCATGGGCATCACGGTCTTCGCCGCACTGGCCACGCCCAGTACCGACCCGCTGACCATGCTGGCGCTCGCCGGGCCGATCTGGGTCCTGTACTTCTGCGCGACGGCGCTCTCGCTCCTCAACGACCGTCGCAAGGCCCAGCGCGAGGCGGAGGGTCCCGCCGATGACGAGGCGTCGGAGCTGGATCTCACCCCCGAGGACGTCGGTGAGATCGAACCGGTCTCGTCCGTCAGGTCGCTGCCGGCCCAGTCGGGGCCGGACCGTGACCGGGTGAACGGTTACGACGACATCACCTGA
- a CDS encoding diacylglycerol kinase yields MTSEITLFVNPTAGRGRGAHAAQPAASALRDAGFSVRTVLGEDADDALRRAREAVAGGTGALIAVGGDGMMSLALQAVAGTMTPLGVIAVGTGNDFARALGLPIRDPAAAGRLAAEALKGGAIRDIDLGRVGDRWFGSVLASGFDSRVNDRGNRMRWVGGRFKYDLAMLAELAAFRTIPYRIRLDGGPVQEIEATLIAVGNGSTYGGGMRICAGAVMDDGLFDVTVVGDCSRTTLLKVFPRVYRGTHLDHPAVTVHRVSSIELAAASVTAYADGEPLGALPLTATCVPGAARVLAQ; encoded by the coding sequence GTGACCAGCGAGATCACCCTTTTCGTCAATCCCACCGCAGGACGCGGCCGGGGCGCGCACGCCGCGCAGCCGGCCGCTTCCGCATTGCGGGACGCCGGATTCTCCGTACGTACGGTCCTGGGCGAGGACGCCGACGACGCGCTGCGGCGGGCCCGTGAGGCAGTCGCCGGCGGGACCGGTGCACTGATAGCCGTGGGCGGGGACGGCATGATGTCCCTCGCCCTCCAGGCCGTGGCGGGGACCATGACGCCGCTCGGCGTGATCGCCGTCGGTACCGGCAACGACTTCGCCCGCGCCCTCGGTCTGCCGATACGGGACCCGGCCGCCGCGGGCCGGCTCGCCGCCGAGGCGCTCAAGGGCGGGGCGATCAGAGACATCGACCTCGGCCGGGTCGGCGACCGGTGGTTCGGGTCCGTGCTCGCCTCCGGCTTCGACTCCCGGGTCAACGACCGGGGCAACCGGATGCGCTGGGTCGGGGGACGGTTCAAGTACGACCTCGCGATGCTCGCCGAGCTCGCCGCGTTCCGGACGATCCCGTACCGCATCAGGCTCGACGGCGGGCCGGTCCAGGAGATCGAGGCGACGCTCATCGCGGTCGGCAACGGCTCCACCTACGGCGGCGGCATGCGGATCTGTGCGGGCGCCGTCATGGACGACGGGCTCTTCGACGTGACCGTCGTCGGCGACTGCAGCCGTACGACGCTGCTCAAGGTGTTCCCCCGGGTCTACAGGGGCACGCACCTCGACCACCCCGCGGTCACCGTGCACCGGGTCTCGTCGATCGAGCTGGCCGCCGCCTCCGTCACCGCCTACGCGGACGGCGAACCGCTCGGTGCGCTGCCGCTCACCGCCACGTGCGTGCCGGGTGCGGCCAGGGTTCTTGCACAGTGA